tttttgttttattcttattttcGAGATATAATCTATATAATCACGGTGCAAACGTTGTGGccctttacatttaaatgtatcACGATCATACAAATGCGCTAGTTATACACACTAGGTACTACAGTGGCAACTTGGCAACACACCAGCAAACCACAAGACACCAtaacaactgcctagcaaccacctaccacgATTATAGCAACTACCTGAAATGCTTTATCAATCACCTTTCAACACTATAGAACTCATCTAGCATCCAATTAGCAATACCCCAACAACcgtagcaacagcatagcaaccacctagcaacaccaaagcaaccacctgggatatcataccAACCAGTGGGAACCACTTTAGCAGTCCTCCTTCACTATACCATCCACTATTAACATAACAGttcatgcttaacagctggtacaaGTGTTCTTACAATGTTCTGTTGATTTCAGATCCCAGCCCTTTAGAAATATTTTCCAGGATGATTGATGATGTTCTACATAAGCTGAGGCCTTGTTGGCTGCTTTAACAATTGTTGGGGAAGGTATTTAAAATGTCCAAACTTTgtaatcagtaagaggacaagagatcaGCAAGACATAAAAAACAGATCCCCAGTGAcaaagccaaaggtgacagtggcaaggaaaaaaactccctcagagctggggaaagaaaccttgggagaaaccaagactcacaagggggactcatcctcctctggtcagaactgtttataaattattcataaaGTCACCataccaccacataagactgatcaggtgtgcaacataatataatatatcataatataataatcataatataggataactaatataatcattgtagtgatggtaagagtaatgagagtaatgatggttaatggtggtaataatgaTAGCGTGGTTAAGAGTCCATATAAATTTGAACatagtcattaggcaggtagtctGACACAAGTGGCAGGGGACCCCCACGGTCAGTCTTCTAACAGGTCAGGCAGGATGAGTTGAGCAGTGTCAGAGTGTGGCTAAAGGCTCCAGTAGGTCTGACTATAAGgacctaattaaaaggagagagccagagggtAGCAGAGCCACGGGAGCACCCTAAAACACTGGTGTCCATCCGCTCTACCATAAACAAACCCACCTGTGAGTGATCACATGCAAGCGGTGGAACTCCCTATCTCATATAATTTGAAGACAAATCTTTTACCTTTATGAACTGGTAGCGTTCAGTCAGATCTGATTTGAACCActgtagggctgttcctgtgatttcaaccatttCTCTATTCTCTATTCCAAGagaatagtgtgatctattgtatcattGGCTGCACATTTGTTATCTTCAATAGAGCTGTCTCAGAGTGTGAAACCAGATTGGAACATGGTTCTTACCCAGGTATGGACAGAGTTGTTGGACCATTGTCATTTGTCattgtcattttacatttaagcgGCCAATTTGTTAGGTAGACCAAAAGATATTTTCTAGTCCGTtagttaatctatctagctctGTTTGGTGTGATGGAGAGTAGTCAATGTATCAAAATGAATGTTAAATTCTCCTACAATTATTAGTTTGGCACTGCACACTGCTATATCTGCGACAAAATAACCAAATTaattcgtaaaaaaaaaaaataaagaaagaattcatttttatttatgacCGGATTGAATATAATAAGAAAGTGTTAAAGTGTTTcagaataatatttaaaatattttggtACATAATTATAACCTGCAgaggtggcttcatttagtgccaAATATGTATCAGGTCTAATCCAAGTTTCAGTGAGACAAAAACATCTCATTTCTGATCActtataatttcatttacagtgactgCTTTTGAGTTTAGTGATCTAATATTGATTAGGCCGAGCTTTAGATCTGAGGTGGTGCTGTTGCCGCTGAATGCGACAATTTAACACTGGTTCAATTATTAGGGTGAGCTGTTTAAGTTATGTTTAGATTTCATTCAGGGCACATATACAGTCTCAACATGGTTGAATCTAGGTAACACTCCAAGGCAGCTTGCAGACGGTCGGTTTGTCTTGTCTGCGGTCTGGTCcaggctctggattgtcagcagtataaatatatagtcCTATAAGGACTTTGTACTCTGTACAGGCAACAAGTTCACAGTTATGCATGCCCACAAATCCTATCTAATCTAgaaccacatatgaaagtgacaaaaaaaaaaatcagatctgTCTCACATTAAAGCAAAAACTCAGTTTTGAGTCACTTCAGCCAGGTAATGCTGAAGACACTTCAGCCAGGTAATGCTGAAGACACTTCAGCCAGACACAAGACACAGCCTTGTGTCTGCCTGTGTCATTTTTACACACCACTAGAGGGCAACACAAGCAGTTTATTACACGTATTTTGTGAAATGCTGCTTATGTTGAGTGGAAATGAGGGCAAGCTTCCCATTGGATATAATGGCTCACAATACACACTCTCATCTTAAGAACATAAACAAAATGACAGATTTAGGGACTAAACTAAACAAAAGTGTACAGTAATATTCTTCTAGCTGGACTCCCAGTAAAGACAATCAAATCTGACTCAAAGTGAGTTCTCACTATGAGCAAAATAAGAGGACACATACTGGAAGGTCTCTTTTGTAATATACCTACCAATATGTTATAGAATAGACATACTAGTGGTCTATAAATATTAATGGTCACTGATATGCTGCAGCATTGAGAAGATTTTAACATCTTTAGAGACCAGTGAGTTACTCAAAATATAAAGAACTTTAAATGACCCATGTGTTAAACATGCCATACAGTTAAACTTGCCTTACCATATGGTcatacaaataaacatacacacaaaacaaccAGTGTTACATTATCTTTGTATACTCAAGCCACATTGTGGGTCAGATGAGAGTGGTCGTTGAGCTGAAGACCTTCCGTTTGCAATTCAAAGAGAAATTCCTAGGTCACACAAATTATGGAGTTTGGACATTTGGAGTGACTAATTCGTTGTGACTGTCACACCTGATTTTCAAGGTGTATTGGTCTTCTATACTGATAAGAATCctaagactgtcagacacaagaacagtttttaccctcaggccatcatcttcatcaacagctgatcaccatcatcagctataGGCCATAGCTATTACTTATAACTATTCTCACTCTTATTTTAcaattactgcattactgcaccattatTCAGTTCACACaagtttacactgctgtggttacacaatatttaatctgtatgtAGTTGCATACTGCTTTTCTGTGAATAATACTGTAAAGcttctctgtatattgtgtattatctgtaaattatatgtacaGTAGCTTTATACTGTTAATACTGGGGAGACACTAACAGCCGTAAACAAATTACTTGTGTGTGAACATCTAAAAACCAATAAATCTGATCATGCATCCAAGTGTATTGTACAACTTTGAAAATCATTCAGAAAATTCCAAGGATGACTTTACATTTTAGTTAAGATTTAGTTAAGATTTacattttagctacattagtacTAATATGATGAAAATGACAAAACCCCACAGAAATGCTTTGAGGCATTTATTGTAGAAAAGCTAGGGTGGAGCAATACAGTTAAACACCAGCGTAAAAAATGTTTGTGATTCAGTGTATCAAAATGGAACAAAAAGAATCATTCAAcagaatgtttatatatatatatatatatatatatatatatatatatatatatatatatatatatatatatatatataaataaatgatccaTAATAGTAAATTATATTTcaaagttatttattattttagataatctttttttttcagtttgagTGTTTTTAAACAGGAGATTACAAAAATACAGTTTCTCCAAGAACTTCAGACAAGAAACGTATACATCACTAACAAATAATGGGTCATGCAGTTGTGTGCAACACAGAATTAATTAAAATTGCATTGTGCTAACATTGTATGCTTTTCATGCAGAGTTACTGAAGTTTTCTTCAGAAAATGAATGTGCCATTTAGGAATTTTTCTGGGGGATTTTAACCGTTACCTGTAaggcaaaaacacagaacaccgTATGCTCAGATTAGTTTTTAATTgataaattatacatacattatatgagTATGTGTATGTTATAAAGAagcatacagtggcatgcaagcGTTTGGGGATTCCtggtcaaaataaaaataaataagtaaataaaaataaacgtGCATGCAACTACAAAGAACAAGTAAGTGTTACATACAGTTTTGACTTCGGTGTAGGCTTCCAGGCCATACTCTCCCATTTCACGTCCAGTCCCGGAAGTCTTGTAGCCACCAAAGGGAGCCTGGACTCCAAACACGTTGTAGCAATTAATcctgtaaatatccaataaacaAACAGGAAAACTACAATGAGATACATTCACTGTTGAAATAGCACTAAAGTTCCCCACCAATTATAGAACGTGTCTACCATGttccttgtttttattgttactctgatatatatatatatatatatatatatatatatatatatatatatatatatatatatatatatatatatatttatttatttaacactgtTCCCACTGTCCAGAGACGTTCACAATTCatccaacaacaaaaagaacccTTGGGGGCTTTTCAATGGCAGGACAGAAAATATGCCTTTACACAGAAATCTCTCAGGTCACATGTTAATCCATTTGGTCAATGTGGACATGTACATGTCCCAACCACTCATAAaatcacattaaaaaaacaaacaaacaaacaaaaaaaaaacaggcttttcTTCTTCTATCTTAGAGCACAGCTGGGAGACAAGTGTTATTGGCCTTCTGCTGACATACCAGACCGTTCCAGCACGTAGACTGCTAGAGACATAGTGTGCCTTGTTGAGATCAGTGGTGAAGACAGCCGCAGCCAGTCCATATTGGGTGTCATTCGCTCTCTCAATAACCTCTTCTATAGACTTAAACTTTAGAATCTGCATTACGGGCCCAAAGATCTGAAAAACACAAAATTGCAGTGTTTCACTAAATGTGAACTTCCAATTTAAACATAATTGACCCCATTTtacttttgtcaaaaaaaaagcagtgtttATTAGCTTAAAATGTACCTCTTCACGGGCAATTTTCATGTCATCCTGAACATTTCCAAATATCGTAGGTTGGATGAAATAACCACGGTCTGCTGCCGCACCACCTCCAAACATAAGCTTAGCTCCTTCCTTTTTCCCACTGCTGATGTAACCCAGAATCTTTTGGAACTGCTCATCATCAACCTTCAGTCAAGAAATCaaaatctttttaaatgaaacataACTGAAGGAATAGTGTGGCCCAGATGCAGATCAGCCAGGACAGTGTGGTATCTGGCGTGgtagatgctaggctaacactgctaacaaagaGCAAAATCTCTTTTCTGTAATTACATACATCTATTGAAAAGCAaagtaaacattttatataaggGATTTTCTGAAATTTGGGAAACAGCATGGATAGATCATTTTAATTGGAACTACATTATCAAACTTTCAAACTTGAACATAGAGGGTGTGTTCaaaagaaaattaaaagaaaatttTGAAAACAACTATGCAGGTATCACTTTTGTTTGTTAGCATAGCTAAGGTTTCATAAGTGTAAGACACATTGCATCTTAATTAAgataaagctaatgctaagcacATTATACTTTGTATGTAGGAAACAATGAAAACTAGGTGTAGTCCAGTATTTTATTACCATTTGGCAGGATCAATTACATGagcagggagagaggggggaataaataaatatataaataagggAGTTTAAAACAAGTCTTCACCAGTCACTTTCATCAGTGAATGCCAGACTAAATGtattaaagggggggggggctgagctagaaagaaaaagagttcaatcccacctcattctcaaCTAATCCCTAACATACTTGAtgaagcatcatcattccaaagaactaGGCCTAGTGATTATGCCAAGTTCACACAAGTGGCCAATCATGTGACAGGTGTAAGGAGAGAGATCTAAAACCATGGGAAAAACTTTCAATTcagctttctgtctgtctagcaACAGTCATAAGTGGGCTTTCAGTCAGCCAGTGTTCTGGGGTGGCACAGAATGTTATCCTGCAAACTAAACTAATGTTAAGCAGCTTGTCTGGTTCAGAGAAGTTTGCAGCTGTTGTCAGACAGATGGTTTAATGTTATTCAGTGATTTACAATTGTGCATGTTACTCACTTAGTCAGTCACTGTGAGCAAAACTTCCACACTGTGGGACTAATGAAGGACTATCTTATGTTTTAAAGTAATGCGGGATGAAATGGTATGAAAACCTTATACTTGTGCAGTACAAGCTACTACCTCCCTACACCTGTTAAATGCAGTGCCGCTTGCATGTCAATAGCTGCTTCATTATCAAGAAATATAATGGGTAGTTTATGGGCCAAAGTGGGCACTTGCATGGAATGTGTTCATAAAACCAAACCTGGCGTATTCATGCTTTCCTGGCAGCTTGCATTTAATGTGCAAACAATCAAACATTCTGCCAAAAATGTTTCTTCTTGCTATTGATTATGTGTCTATAGTTTTAATCGCCCGCAGAATCACACTGCTCAATTGTCATAAGGTAAATGTGGTCTTGGTGGTCAAATAATGCAACCACTATTCAGCTCTGAAtacattttttcttttgtttgtttttatagacTAAAGTCATCCTACATCCTAAACTATGCAAAACAAATTAATCTGGTTGAGAGGCTTTTTTGggcatgtatttacagagaAAAGTGACTATTCCGGAGTACAATTCCAGCACTTCTAAGCAGTGTAAACTCTGCATTACACTTTGGGTTCTAGAGAAGGACACTTCAGATGTCAAACATATCCTGGCTAATAAACTCTATCTGGGGCAAGCGATAAGTCGTGTTGACTAATTGTTCACCAAACTATAGCTAAATGGTAATGCTTTCATCAACATTATATTCACATCAAATGTTTCTATCAAGTTGTGCACCAGGGTTGTACCTGCGGCCCCTGCTCAGTTTGAAGGCTGAAAGGATTTCCCACCACCCTCTTCTTTGCTCTCTCTACACTGCGCTCCACAAACTCATTGTAGATGCTCTCATGCACGTAGGTGCGAGAGCCTGCAGTGCAGCACTGACCCTGGTTAAAGAAGATGGCAAAGTGggactgctccacagcttcttccactgccagagcaaaataaaaaagttcAGTTAATCTTGTTAAAACGCTCACTGACCGTTTTGCCCAATCACCACCCCAAATCACAATTTTAACAACTGTGGCTAAAAGGAAATACATGCACTTTTCCAGACATTATAAAAATACCAGGAGGCATTAAGACtcataaaaaataattcaaGATGTACTCACTGTTTGCATCAGACAAAATAATATTGGGGCTTTTCCCTCCCAGTTCCAGAGTAACTTTCTTCAGGTTACTGGCGCCTGCAGCTTGCTGGATAAGGTGACCTACCTATGGAACAAAAATGCAGGAAAATGTACATTAGCATACGGACAAAGTTACACTTGATTCACACATCCACTCGGCTTGGGTTACATGGCAATCAGATATCAGTGCAAACAGACACATTCACTATGCTTCAGAATTCCATGTtgagaaagagaaatgatcAGTGTgctaaataattttattttatttcattttcccATTTAATAACAATGACTTATTTCAGGGTATCAAGTGATTGAGCTGTAGGCTTAATTTTCCAGGCATGTAGCACACGGTGCTATGTAGTCATGAAATTCCTATTTGTGAACAAAGAATATTGTCATAATTATGTATTGCACCATCCTAAGTAAATTACAAAAGTCTAAACCCTTGCCTCTGTGGAGCCAGTGAAGGCAATTTTTTCAATGTCCATGTGGGAAGAAATGGCTGCCCCAGCTGTATGACCCATTCCAGAGATGATGTTCACGACACCAGGAGGGAATCCCACCTAAAGGTTTACAAGCAAAGCAGTTATGAAATACGGAAAGCAAAGAAAGATTTTACCTTTGGCTGACGCATGTAATGATACTGTGCAAGTGTATTTTAGTACAAAGACTAAAAgaagatatacactatattgccaaaagtattcgctcGCTTGCTTTTGCACACATATGAACACATATGTGACATCCCATTctcatagggtttaatatgatgtcgggCCACGCTTTGCAGCTAGAACAGtttcaactcttctgggaaggctttccacaaggtttaggagtgtgtttatgggaatttctgACCATTCTTCAGAAgtacatttgtgaggtcagacacctaagttggacgagaaggcctgtCTCACAGTCTCCGCTCCAATTCAGCCTATCTGTCCtatcgggttgaggtcaggactttctTTGTGCAGTGGTatgcagtcatgttggaacaggaagggccaaccccaaactgttcccgcaAAGTTTGGAGCATAAAATTTACCAaaatcttggttcctttcactggaaccaAGGGGCCAaccccaactcctgaaaaacaaccccacaccatattccctcctccaccaaactttacacttggcacaacgcagtcagacaagtaccgttctcctggcaaccgaCAAACCCCGACTCGTCCATTGGATTGCCAGATGGAGAATCGTCACTCCAGAAAACacgtctccactgctctagagcCCAGTAGCGGCATGTTTTACGCCACTGCATCCTACGCTTTGCATTGCgattggtgatgtaaggcttggatgcagctgctcggccatggaaacccattccatgaagctctctacaCACTGTTCATGAGCTAATCTTAAGGCCACATTAAGTTTAgaggtctgtagcgattgactctgcagaaacttggcagtctgcatgcctaggtgcttggttttatacatcTGGGGTCaag
This Salminus brasiliensis chromosome 20, fSalBra1.hap2, whole genome shotgun sequence DNA region includes the following protein-coding sequences:
- the LOC140541802 gene encoding aldehyde dehydrogenase, mitochondrial-like; this encodes MLRTVLNRAFPHLHRLSVCRYSAAAIPAPNPQPEVHYNKLFINNEWHDALSKKTFTTINPATGEVICEVAEGDKADVDKAVKAAKDAFRLGSPWRRMDASQRGLLLNRLADAVERDAAYLAELETLDNGKPYAVAYSVDVPMVVKCLRYYAGWADKWEGKTIPIDGDYFCYTRHEPIGVCGQIIPWNFPLLMQAWKLGPALATGNTIVMKVAEQTPLTALYVASLIKEVGFPPGVVNIISGMGHTAGAAISSHMDIEKIAFTGSTEVGHLIQQAAGASNLKKVTLELGGKSPNIILSDANMEEAVEQSHFAIFFNQGQCCTAGSRTYVHESIYNEFVERSVERAKKRVVGNPFSLQTEQGPQVDDEQFQKILGYISSGKKEGAKLMFGGGAAADRGYFIQPTIFGNVQDDMKIAREEIFGPVMQILKFKSIEEVIERANDTQYGLAAAVFTTDLNKAHYVSSSLRAGTVWINCYNVFGVQAPFGGYKTSGTGREMGEYGLEAYTEVKTVTVKIPQKNS